The following are encoded in a window of Acidobacteriota bacterium genomic DNA:
- a CDS encoding ABC transporter ATP-binding protein produces the protein MSDRASQHVLEVRDLTRVIRGRTIVDSLTFDLREGEVFGFLGPNGAGKTTTIRMLVGLIKPTRGTIRINGYDLAKHHDDALRRVGCIVETPDLYKFMTGRENLRHFARMIGPVDEGTLDEVASRTRIEGRLDEKVSTYSLGMRQRLGIAISLLGEPSLLILDEPANGLDPVGIREIRTLVRTLARERGVTVFVSSHLLGEIQMMCDRVGIIHRGRIVRLDTVDNLVGAKTIFRVETNDTVAASRILEATGYAFVSHDGSIDVDAPIELRAELIESLVSGGAPVSSAYAVNPTLEELFLESTEETTVQ, from the coding sequence GTGAGCGACAGGGCATCGCAGCATGTCCTCGAAGTGCGCGATCTGACACGGGTCATCCGTGGAAGGACGATCGTGGATTCTCTGACCTTCGATTTGCGCGAAGGCGAGGTCTTCGGCTTTCTCGGTCCGAACGGAGCGGGAAAGACGACGACAATCCGGATGCTGGTGGGGTTGATCAAGCCGACTCGCGGCACCATCCGGATCAACGGCTATGATCTCGCGAAACACCACGACGACGCTCTCCGTCGAGTCGGCTGTATCGTGGAGACACCAGACCTCTACAAGTTCATGACCGGACGCGAAAACCTCCGCCACTTCGCTCGAATGATCGGTCCGGTCGACGAAGGAACACTCGACGAAGTGGCCTCGCGTACGCGGATCGAGGGAAGGCTGGACGAAAAGGTCTCTACCTACTCGCTCGGTATGCGTCAGCGACTGGGGATCGCGATCTCTCTACTCGGCGAACCTTCGCTTCTGATTCTCGATGAGCCCGCCAACGGTCTCGATCCGGTGGGGATCAGGGAGATCAGGACCCTGGTGCGCACGCTTGCACGGGAACGGGGAGTCACGGTTTTTGTCTCGAGTCATCTTCTCGGAGAAATTCAGATGATGTGCGACAGGGTGGGGATCATCCACCGCGGACGGATCGTGCGACTCGACACGGTCGACAATCTCGTCGGAGCAAAGACGATTTTTCGCGTCGAGACCAACGACACGGTCGCTGCATCCCGCATACTCGAAGCGACAGGTTACGCGTTCGTTTCGCATGACGGCTCGATCGACGTCGATGCCCCCATCGAGCTGCGCGCGGAACTGATCGAATCGCTCGTCTCCGGAGGTGCGCCGGTATCCTCGGCATATGCGGTGAACCCCACCCTCGAGGAGCTTTTTCTCGAGAGCACCGAGGAGACGACCGTCCAATGA
- a CDS encoding ABC transporter permease, with the protein MILARLFENEILKLWRRRRVLIVFAIMTAIISIVAFGQYRQLQRQPDRNWRIQTQERLARIENRLRRPDTNPSWARALRAESSRLQFHLERGIDPERPTAPFFARHFADAAGYLLLPLLIAILASDIVSAEKSEGTDRLLLTRPVRRWKVLFSKLLALVFYTTLVLAIGGLLAWLISSLALDPRGWEAPTFTGFQVSEEGVETSAVRQLPLWLDLVIAYGLEWFALLTVAVISLMLSVLFRSSAASIGTMMAFLIAGTILTRISPDWTAGKYLFVSGLPMAAYYSGQAPPYPGMPLTFCASLLAIWAAAALATAFIVFTRQDMMGA; encoded by the coding sequence ATGATCCTCGCGCGACTGTTCGAGAACGAGATCCTGAAACTGTGGCGGCGCCGGCGCGTTCTGATCGTTTTCGCGATCATGACGGCGATCATTTCGATCGTCGCCTTCGGACAGTACCGCCAGCTGCAGCGCCAGCCGGATCGCAACTGGCGGATCCAGACCCAGGAACGTCTCGCCCGAATCGAGAACCGGCTCAGGCGTCCCGACACGAATCCATCATGGGCGCGCGCTCTTCGAGCGGAGTCGAGCCGGCTGCAGTTCCACCTCGAGCGAGGCATCGATCCCGAGAGGCCGACCGCGCCGTTCTTCGCTCGTCACTTCGCGGACGCGGCCGGATATCTGCTGCTTCCACTGCTGATCGCAATTCTCGCGAGTGACATCGTGTCGGCCGAGAAGAGCGAAGGTACCGATCGGTTGCTCCTCACGCGCCCCGTTCGACGATGGAAGGTGCTCTTCTCGAAGCTTCTGGCTCTGGTCTTCTACACGACTCTCGTCCTCGCGATCGGCGGTCTTCTCGCCTGGCTCATCTCCTCGCTGGCACTCGATCCGAGGGGTTGGGAGGCGCCGACGTTCACGGGATTCCAGGTCTCGGAAGAGGGAGTGGAGACGTCGGCAGTCCGCCAGTTGCCTCTCTGGCTCGATCTCGTCATCGCGTACGGACTCGAGTGGTTCGCTCTGCTGACCGTCGCCGTCATCTCGCTGATGCTCTCGGTCCTGTTCCGTTCGAGCGCCGCTTCGATCGGAACGATGATGGCCTTCCTGATCGCCGGGACCATTCTGACGAGAATCAGCCCCGACTGGACGGCCGGGAAATACCTCTTCGTCAGCGGGCTGCCGATGGCTGCCTATTACTCCGGCCAGGCTCCTCCCTATCCGGGAATGCCTCTGACCTTCTGCGCCTCACTTCTGGCCATCTGGGCCGCAGCCGCTCTCGCCACCGCCTTCATCGTCTTCACCCGCCAGGACATGATGGGCGCCTGA
- a CDS encoding response regulator transcription factor — MTKVLIVEDDAGLRQGLEINLRLEQYETLQAKDGEEAIQLFHSESPDLVLLDLMLPKKSGFEVLDEIRRYSKVPVILLTARGAETDKVRGLRGGADDYVTKPFGLQEVFARIAAVLRRTEGEKKESYEDDLVRMDPDTREAWAGGQELKLSPKEFDLLLYLFRNRDRVVPRDELLSRVWNYRVDLNLSSRTVDTHVTRLRRKLQGATDTTDEIIHGVAKVGYRYIGLEKDKEKKAN, encoded by the coding sequence ATGACAAAAGTACTGATCGTCGAAGATGACGCGGGCCTGAGACAGGGGCTCGAGATCAATCTCAGACTCGAGCAGTACGAGACGCTTCAGGCGAAGGATGGGGAGGAAGCGATTCAACTCTTCCATTCCGAGTCGCCCGATCTCGTGCTCCTCGATCTGATGCTTCCCAAAAAAAGCGGATTCGAGGTCCTGGACGAGATCCGGAGGTACTCCAAGGTCCCGGTGATCCTGCTGACTGCCCGGGGCGCGGAGACGGACAAGGTACGCGGCCTTCGGGGTGGCGCCGATGACTACGTCACCAAGCCCTTCGGTTTGCAGGAGGTCTTTGCCCGGATCGCTGCGGTGCTTCGTCGCACCGAAGGGGAGAAGAAGGAGAGCTACGAAGACGATCTCGTGAGGATGGACCCGGACACGCGGGAGGCCTGGGCCGGGGGGCAGGAGCTGAAGCTCTCGCCGAAGGAGTTCGATCTGCTGCTCTATCTGTTCCGGAACCGGGATCGCGTGGTACCGCGCGACGAGCTGCTCTCGCGGGTCTGGAACTATCGAGTCGATCTGAACCTCTCCAGCCGTACCGTCGACACCCACGTGACGCGTCTTCGTCGCAAGCTGCAGGGGGCGACCGACACGACTGACGAGATCATCCACGGAGTTGCTAAGGTCGGTTACCGCTACATCGGTCTGGAGAAGGACAAGGAAAAGAAAGCGAACTGA